In one Alnus glutinosa chromosome 14, dhAlnGlut1.1, whole genome shotgun sequence genomic region, the following are encoded:
- the LOC133857115 gene encoding casein kinase 1-like protein 6: MEHVIAGKFKLGRKIGSGSFGELYLGVNVQTGEEVAVKLEPVKTKHPQLHYESKLYMLLQGGTGIPHLKWFGVECDYNVMVIDLLGPSLEDLFNYCNRRFTLKSVLMLADQLINRVEYMHSRGFLHRDIKPDNFLMGLGRKANQVYIIDYGLAKKYRDLQTHKHIPYRENKNLTGTARYASVNTHLGIEQSRRDDLESLGYVLMYFLRGSLPWQGLKAGTKKQKYDKISEKKMSTPIEVLCKSYPSEFVSYFHYCRSLRFEDKPDYSYLKRLFRDLFIREGYQFDYVFDWTILKYPQIGGSSRGRQFCGKAGLSAGPSAERPERISVGKEIRERFSGAVEAFSRRNISSASPHHSRHKTYEDLASPKDVHFDSDRGRSSRYGSSSRKAVIPSGKPGSSGEYSDARVGRLVSSSGRPSTTQRIQPTYSRTPARGTRDDPLRSFELLSIRK; this comes from the exons ATGGAGCATGTGATTGCTGGGAAGTTTAAGCTGGGGAGGAAGATTGGCAGTGGTTCATTTGGGGAGCTCTATTTAG GTGTTAATGTACAAACTGGGGAAGAGGTGGCTGTTAAGCTG GAACCTGTGAAGACCAAGCATCCTCAGCTTCACTATGAGTCAAAATTGTACATGCTTCTTCAAGGGGGAa CTGGAATTCCCCACCTCAAGTGGTTTGGAGTCGAGTGTGACTATAATGTCATGGTTATTGACCTTCTTGGACCAAGTTTGGAAGATTTGTTTAACTATTGCAATAGGAGGTTTACATTGAAGTCAGTTTTGATGCTCGCAGATCAATTG ATTAACAGAGTTGAATACATGCATTCAAGGGGTTTTCTTCACCGTGATATAAAACCTGACAACTTCTTAATGGGCCTAGGGCGTAAAGCAAATCAG GTTTACATAATTGATTATGGCCTGGCAAAGAAGTATAGAGATCTTCAGACTCATAAGCACATACCATACAG GGAAAACAAGAACCTCACGGGCACAGCTCGCTATGCAAGTGTTAATACTCACCTTGGAATTG AACAAAGCAGAAGGGATGATTTGGAATCTCTTGGTTATGTGCTTATGTATTTTCTAAGAGGAAG CCTTCCCTGGCAGGGATTAAAAGCTGGCACGAAGAAGCAAAAATATGATAAGATCAGTGAAAAGAAGATGTCAACTCCCATAGAG GTGCTTTGCAAGTCATATCCATCTGAGTTTGTATCCTACTTTCACTACTGCCGATCATTGCGGTTTGAGGACAAACCAGATTATTCATATTTAAAGAGGCTTTTCCGAGACTTATTTATTCGTGAAG GTTATCAATTTGACTATGTATTTGACTGGACTATATTGAAGTACCCTCAGATTGGTGGCAGCTCTAGAGGACGG CAATTCTGTGGGAAAGCAGGTCTGAGCGCAGGACCATCTGCAGAAAGACCGGAGAGGATCTCAG TTGGGAAAGAGATCCGAGAAAGATTCTCAGGTGCAGTTGAAGCATTTTCGAGAAGAAATATCTCAAGCGCAAGTCCACATCATTCCAGACATAAGACTTATGAGGATTTAGCTTCGCCCAAGGATGTG CACTTTGATTCAGACAGAGGACGCAGTTCTCGATATGGCAGCTCTTCAAGAAAAGCCGTCATCCCAAGCGGCAAGCCAGGTTCTTCTGGTGAATATAGCGATGCTCGTGTAGGCCGTCTAGTCTCGAGCAGTGGCCGCCCGTCTACCACGCAAAGAATTCAACCAACCTATTCTCGCACTCCAGCTAGAGGCACCCGTGACGATCCTCTTCGCAGCTTTGAGCTCCTCTCAATCAGGAAATAA